A segment of the Candidatus Hydrogenedentota bacterium genome:
GCGGTTGACAGTTGACAGTTGACAGTTGACAGTTGACAGTTGACAGTTGACAGTGGGCGGTGAAAGGCTGGGGTGCGCTTGCGGGGATCGGGGCTTGACGTGGCGCGGGCCGGGACGTACCCCCGCGTGGTAGCGTTTGTGGGTGGGGTTGGGTGTCTGGGACGTTGGGGATTGCGGGCTGCTTACAGCGTGTCGTTGAGGGCGGCCTGGCGGGTGGCGTCGGCCTGTTTTCGTATGGCGCGGCGTTCGGCGGGGTCTTTGCGATCGAGGTTGCGGTAGCTGAGGGCCATGCGGGGGTTCCGGGCGAGGCGGGCCTGGTGGCGGTCGAGGAAGTCCCAGTAGAGCGCGTTGAAGGGGCAGGCGTTTTCGCCGGTGATGGTTTTTGGGTTGTAGGGGCAGTGTTTGCAGTAGTTGCTCATGGTGTTGATGTAGTTGGCGGAGGCGGCGTAGGGCTTGGAGGCCATGAGTCCGCCGTCGGCGTGGGCGGCCATGCCGATGACGTTGGGGGTGACGACCCAGTGCCAGGCGTCGATGTAGGCGAGCCAGTACCAGTCGTTGAGATCCTGGGGGCGGACGCCGGCGAGGAGGGCGAAGTTTCCGGTGACCATGAGGCGCTGGATGTGGTGGTTGAGGCCGGAGTTGAGTACAGGGCGGAGCGCCTCCGCGACGCAGCGCATGCGGGTTTCGCCGCTCCAGTAGAAGCCGGGCAGCGGCATGTCGGCTTCGAGGTGATTGAGGGTGTCGTAGCCGGGCATGTTGGCGCGGTAGAGGGCGTAGACGAACTCGCGCCAGCCGGCGATCTGGCGGATGAAGCCTTCGGCGGCGTTGAGCGGGACCCGGCCGGCGCGGTAGTGGGACTCCGCCTCGCGGCAGACGGCCTCGGGATCGAGGAGGCCGATATTGAGGCAGGCCGACACGAGCGCGTGGAAGAGGGTGTCGTTCCCGGCGACCATGGCGTCCTGGTAGTCGCCGAAGGCGGGGAAGCGCCATTGAAAGAAGTCGTCGAGCAGTTCCTGCGCGTCGCGCCGGGTTACGGGCCAGTGAAATTCGTCGAGGCGCCCGAAGGCCTTCGGGAAGTGCGCGGTGACGTCTTCCATGACCCGCCGCGTGATGGCGTCGGGCTTGAAGCGCGGAATCGGGGGCGATTCGAGGCCGCGCGCGGGGGGCTTGCGGTTTTCATGATCGTAGTTCCATTTTCCGCCGGCGGGCTCCGGGCCGTCCATGAGCAGGCCCGTGGCGGCGCGGACCTTCCGATAGAAGGTTTCCATGCGCGTTGCGCGGCCGCGCTGCAGCACGACGGGCTTCGTCTGGCGCGTGTTGATGAAGAGGTCGTTCGGGATTCCCTCCACACGCAGGCCCGCTTCTTCGAGCAGGGCGCGGTAGCGGTCCGAGGCGCCCCAGTCCGCCGAGGCCATGATGCGCGCGCGATCGAGGCTGTGCGCGCACGCGGTTTCCCGCAGCTTGCCGGCGGGGTCGCCGCAGCAGCGATGGTATTCGACCGTATAGCCCGCGTCGCGGAGTTCTTCGGCAAAGTGACGCATGGCGGCGAAGACGAGCACGAGCCGCTGACGGTGAAAGGGAACCCGGGTGAATTCTTCGATGCTTTCCAGCATGACCACGACGCAGCTATCCGGGCTGCACCCGTCGAAGAGCGCGGTGTCTGTTGTGAGCTGATCCGGCTGGACGAAGAGCGCCTTCATGCCGGGGGCTCCGGCGCGCGTGCGGCGGCGTAGCAGGCCCAGAGCACGAGTGCGGCGCGGAGCGTCCAGGCGGCTGTGCGCCACGCGTTGGTGGAGACCAGCCGGTCGATGGCGTCGCGGTCGAAGCCTTGCGCGAGGCGGTTGTGCAGCGGGACCTGGACCGCGAAGGTGCAGGCCCAGATGGCGAGCACGAGGACGAGCCCCGCCACGGCCGAGGCGGCGGGCAGCGGGGCGGGGCGGTGCACGATCAGCGCGGCGGAGGTCGCCAGCTCCA
Coding sequences within it:
- a CDS encoding cryptochrome/photolyase family protein gives rise to the protein MKALFVQPDQLTTDTALFDGCSPDSCVVVMLESIEEFTRVPFHRQRLVLVFAAMRHFAEELRDAGYTVEYHRCCGDPAGKLRETACAHSLDRARIMASADWGASDRYRALLEEAGLRVEGIPNDLFINTRQTKPVVLQRGRATRMETFYRKVRAATGLLMDGPEPAGGKWNYDHENRKPPARGLESPPIPRFKPDAITRRVMEDVTAHFPKAFGRLDEFHWPVTRRDAQELLDDFFQWRFPAFGDYQDAMVAGNDTLFHALVSACLNIGLLDPEAVCREAESHYRAGRVPLNAAEGFIRQIAGWREFVYALYRANMPGYDTLNHLEADMPLPGFYWSGETRMRCVAEALRPVLNSGLNHHIQRLMVTGNFALLAGVRPQDLNDWYWLAYIDAWHWVVTPNVIGMAAHADGGLMASKPYAASANYINTMSNYCKHCPYNPKTITGENACPFNALYWDFLDRHQARLARNPRMALSYRNLDRKDPAERRAIRKQADATRQAALNDTL